The nucleotide sequence CCTCGATGGTGCCCACGGTCCCGAGGTCGACCTTCTTGCCACGCGGCAGCTCCTCGTTCACCGCCTCCATGCCCCAGTGGTTGCCCCTGCCGGGCGCGTCCGTGGCACGGGCCAGCGGGGAGCCCATCATCACCGCGTCGGCGCCGCAGGCGATCGCCTTGGGGATGTCGCCGGACCAGCCGACACCGCCGTCGGCGATGACGTGCACGTACCGGCCACCGGACTCGTCCATGTAGTCGCGGCGGGCGGCGGCGACGTCGGCGACCGCCGTGGCCATCGGGACCCGGATGCCCAGCACATTGCGTGTGGTGTGCGCGGCGCCGCCGCCGAAGCCGACGAGGACGCCGGCCGCGCCGGTGCGCATCAGGTGCAGGGCGGCCGTGTACGTGGCGCAGCCGCCCACGATCACCGGCACGTCCAGCTCGTAGATGAACTGCTTCAGGTTCAGCGGCTCGTGCGAACCGGAGACGTGCTCCGCCGACACGGTCGTCCCGCGGATGACGAAGATGTCGACGCCCGCGTCCACGACGGCCTTGGAGAACTGCGCCGTGCGCTGCGGGGAGAGCGCGGCGGCGGTGACCACACCGGAGTCGCGCACCTCCTTGATGCGCTGCCCGATCAGCTCCTCCTTGATGGGAGCCGCGTAGATCTCCTGGAGGCGGCGGGTCGCGGCCTCGTCGGCCATCCCGGTGATCTCGTCGAGCAGCGGCTGCGGATCCTCGTACCGCGTCCACAGGCCCTCGAGGTTCAGGACACCGAGGCCGCCCAGCTCTCCGATGCGGATCGCGGTGGCCGGGGAGACGACCGAGTCCATGGGAGCGGCCAAAAAGGGCAGCTCGAAGCGGTAGGCGTCGATCTGCCAGGCGATCGAGACCTCCTTCGGGTCCCGCGTACGGCGGCTGGGGACGACGGCGATGTCGTCGAAGGCGTACGCCCGGCGGCCGCGCTTGCCGCGCCCGATCTCGATCTCAGTCACGTCTGTGGCCTTTCCCTGATGCGTTCAGCGTCTACCAGTATCGCCGACGGGCACGACGAGGGCGGCCCCGGATGCACCGGGGCCGCCCTGGCCGCAGCGTGACGAGGTCCGCTGTCTACTTACGGCTGTAGTTCGGCGCCTCGACCGTCATCTGGATGTCGTGCGGGTGGCTCTCCTTGAGGCCCGCGGAGGTGATCCGTACGAAGCGGCCGTTGGCCTGGAGGTCCGGGACGGTCCGGCCGCCGACGTAGAACATCGACTGACGCAGGCCGCCGACCAGCTGGTGGACGACCGAGGAGAGCGGGCCGCGGTAGGGCACCTGGCCCTCGATGCCCTCGGGGACGAGCTGCTCGTCGGAGGCGACGCCCTCCTGGAAGTAGCGGTCCTTGGAGAAGGACTTGCGGTCGCCGCGGGACTGCATGGCCCCCAGCGAGCCCATGCCGCGGTACGACTTGAACTGCTTGCCGTTGATGAACATCAGCTCGCCCGGCGACTCGGCGCAGCCCGCGAGCAGCGAGCCCAGCATCACCGTGTCGGCACCTGCGACCAGGGCCTTGGCGATGTCGCCGGAGTACTGCAGGCCACCGTCGCCGATGACCGGGATACCGGCCTCCTTGGCGGCGAGCGAGGCCTCGTAGATGGCGGTGACCTGCGGGACGCCGATGCCGGCGACGACACGGGTCGTACAGATGGAGCCGGGGCCGACGCCGACCTTGATGCCGTCCACGCCGGCATCGATGAGGGCCTGGGCGCCGTCGCGTGTGGCGATGTTGCCGCCGATGACGTCGACGCCCGACGAGTTCGACTTGATCTTGGCGACCATGTCGCCGACCAGGCGGGAGTGGCCGTGGGCGGTGTCGACGACGATGAAGTCGACGCCGACCTCGATGAGGGCCTGGGCGCGCTCGAAGGCGTCACCGGCGACGCCGACGGCCGCGCCGACGAGGAGCCGGCCCTCGCCGTCCTTCGCCGCGTTCGGGTACTTCTCGGCCTTGACGAAGTCCTTGACCGTGATCAGGCCCTTGAGGATGCCCGAGTCGTCGACCAGCGGAAGCTTCTCGATCTTGTGCTTGCGCAGCAGCTCCATGGCCTCGACGCCGGAGATGCCGACCTTGCCGGTGACCAGCGGCATCGGCGTCATGACCTCGCGGACCTGGCGCGAGCGGTCCGACTCGAAGGCCATGTCACGGTTGGTGACGATGCCCAGCAGCCTCTTGTTGGCGTCGGTGACGGGCACACCACTGATGCGGAACTTGGCGCACAGCGCGTCGGCCTCGCCGAGCGTGGCGTCCGGGTGCACGGTGATCGGGTCGGCGACCATGCCCGACTCGGAGCGCTTCACCAGGTCGACCTGGTTGGCCTGGTCCTCGATGGAGAGGTTGCGGTGCAGCACGCCCACGCCGCCCTGGCGGGCCATGGCGATGGCCATCCGGGACTCGGTGACCTTGTCCATCGCGGCCGAGAGGAGCGGGATGTTCACCCGCACGTTCCTGGAGACGTACGAGGCGGTGTCGATCTCGTCAGGCGCCATGTCCGACGAGCCCGGCAGCAGCAGCACGTCGTCGTAGGTCAGCCCGAGCGTCGCGAATTTGTCGGGCACTCCGTCGACGTTTGCAGTCATGACACCTTCCCCAAATGGCCTTGATCGGTGCGGATGTCCATGCTAACGGGAAGCGTGGGGCACACATTCCACGGTACGAAGTGATACCGGGCTTCGTATGTTCGTACGGAAAAGGCACCCCGCGTGTTCATGCGGGGTGCCTGGGAGCCCGTACGGCTACTGCTCCGCCAGCGCCCGGAGCCTGCTCAGCGCCCGGTGCTGTGCCACGCGGACCGCGCCCGGTGACATCCCCAGCATCTGTCCGGTCTCCTCGGCCGTGAGCCCCACCGCGATCCGCAGCAGCAGCAGCTCCCGCTGGTTCTCGGGGAGGTTGGCCAGGAGCTTCTTGGCCCACTCGGCGTCACTGCTGAGCAGGGCGCGCTCCTCGGGACCCAACGAGTCGTCGGGGCGCTCCGGCATCTCGTCCGAGGGGACGGCCGTCGACCCGGGGTGGCGCATCGCGGCGCGCTGGAGGTCGGCGACCTTGTGGCCGGCGATGGCGAAGACGAACGCCTCGAACGGCCGTCCGGTGTCCTTGTAGCGCGGCAGCGCGAGGAGGACGGCGACGCAGACCTCCTGCGCCAGGTCCTCCACGAAGTGCCGCGCGTCACCCGGCAGCCGGGACAGACGGGTGCGGCAGTAGCGCAGCGCCAAGGGGTGGACATGGGCGAGCAGATCGTGCGTGGCCTGCTCGTCCCCGTCGACCGCGCGATGCACGAGCGCACCGATCACTGTCGTCTCGTCGTCGCGCATCGGTCCATGGTGCCTTGCGGCCGTCCGGTCCGTGGCGCCACGTCCATGGTTGTGCACCGAAGCGTTATGAGCAGGTGCGCCGGAACTCATCTCCTGCGCCCTCCCCTCCCGCTCGTTCGACTGCTCCCCGAGGAACTCCACACCTCAAGGATGCGGCATCCGCGGCGAAACGAGCAGCGGGCACCCGCTCGACCCCTCTCACCTGGCGGTAAGCGCCCCCGCCCGCCTCGCGGCAGGCGGGGATTCCCGAGCCCCCGTCGCGGCTCACCTAGCGAACCAGGCCCCAGCGGAAGCCGAGCGCCACCGCGTGCGCGCGGTCCGAGGCACCGAGCTTCTTGAACAGGCGCCGGGCGTGGGTCTTGACGGTGTCCTCGGAGAGGAACAGCTCGCGACCGATCTCGGCGTTGGAACGACCGTGGCTCATGCCCTCCAGCACCTGGATCTCGCGCGCGGTGAGCGTCGGCGCGGCGCCCATCTCGGCGGAGCGCAGCCGACGCGGGGCGAGCCGCCAGGTCGGGTCGGCCAGGGCCTGCGTCACCGTGGCGCGCAGCTCCGCACGGGAGGCGTCCTTGTGCAGATAGCCCCGCGCGCCGGCGGCGACCGCGAGGGCCACGCCGTCCAGGTCCTCGGCCACGGTGAGCATGATGATGCGCGCCCCGGGGTCGGCGGACAGCAGCCGCCGTACGGTCTCGACGCCGCCCAGTCCGGGCATGCGTACGTCCATCAGAATCAGATCCGAGCGGTCGGCCCCCCAGCGGCGGAGGACTTCCTCGCCGTTGGCCGCCGTGGTCACGCGCTCGACGCCGGGCACGGTCGCCACCGCGCGGCGCAGCGCCTCTCGGGCAAGCGGGGAGTCGTCGCAGACGAGGACGGATGTCATGGCCGCCCTCCGCAGCTGATGCGCGTCACCTTGAGCCTCCAGGCTGGTACGAAATCGTCACCTGTGCGGTCGATACTCACGAGCGGACACGAACACCTGCCCGAGCGCTTTTCTCTCAACCGCCTCCGCCCGTCTCAACGACGGTCACTCGAAAGAGTTACGGGATGGCTGGCTACCTTCGGCACTCTACGTGAGGGCGCGCACACGGTGCAGACCTGCACAACGGACCCTCAATGTTTCACCACAACCCATGCCCCATTCAGCCGTTTTTCTTCCCATTTATTGGTGTCTGAGGCTAGATTCGCAATGAGTCATATTTTCATCTCCTTAGATAGTCGATGTACGGTCATGGGCAACATCTCCGCCCAGAACGGCAACAAGGGGACACGTAATGGCAGATTTCTCCCGCCTTCCCGGACCGAACGCTGATCTGTGGGACTGGCAGCTCCTCGCGGCCTGCCGTGGGGTCGACAGCTCACTCTTCTTCCACCCCGAAGGAGAACGCGGTGCGGCACGGAGCGCTCGTGAGAACTCGGCCAAGGAGGTCTGCATGAGATGCCCGGTCCGCGCACAGTGCGCGGCCCACGCCCTCGCGGTGCGCGAGCCGTACGGCGTGTGGGGCGGGCTGACCGAGGACGAGCGCGAGGAGCTCATGGGCAGGGCGCGCCACCGACTGGTGACGGCGTCCGCGTCCGCGCCGGGGGACGACACCGGCGCGAACACCTGAAGGAACGTTTCTTCAAGATCTTTTCACCGAACCGTGCGGCACCGCTTCGGGGCCGTCCGGCGTCAGCGCGCGGCCGCTCCGGCCAGCCGGTCCAGCGTCGCCGCGACCGTGGGCACCCGGGCCAGGTCCGGCAGGGTGAGCGCCACGATCTCCCGGCGCACCGCGGGCTCGACCATCACCGTCCGCACCCCCTTGGCGCGTACGGACTCGATGGCCAGCTCCGGCAGGACGGCGACCCCGAGGCCCGCGCCCACCAGGCCGACCACCGCCGGATAGTCGTCGGTCGCGAAGTCGATGCGGGGCGTGAAGCCCGCACTCTCGCAGACCCGCACCAGCTGCCCCCGGCAGCGCGGGCAGCCGGCGATCCAGGGTTCCCCGGCGAGTTCCCCGATGCCGATGGACCCCGTACGGGCCAGCCGGTGTCCCTGCGGCACGAGCCCGACGAGCCGGTCCGTGAGCAGGGGCCGGACGACCAGGTCGTCCCACTCCCCCTCCTCCGCGCCCGCCGCGCCCTCGTAGCGGAAGGCGAGCGCGATGTCGCAGTCGCCCTCGCGGAGCATCTCGACCGAGCGCGGCGGTTCGGCCTCCTCCAGAGAGACCCGGGTGCCGGGGTGCGCGGCGCGCAGGGCGGCCAGGGCGGTGGGGACGAGGGTGGAGCTGCCGCTGGGGAAGGAGACCAGGCGGACCCGGCCGGCGCGCAGACCGGCGATCGCGGCGACCTCCTCCTCGGCCGCGGTGAGCCCGGCAAGGATGCCGGCCGCGTGCCGCACCAGGGCCTCGCCCGCCTGTGTCAGCCGCATCTCGCGGCCGCCGCGGACGAGCAGCGGGGTGCCGACGGAGGATTCGAGCGCCTTCATCTGCTGACTGACGGCGGGCTGGGTGCAGCCGAGTTCGCGTGCGGCCGCCGAGAAGGATCCGGTGGCGGCGACGGCGCGCAGGACACGGAGATGACGGGCCTCGATCACGGCGTCGAGCATAAGCGGGGCTTGGGCAGGGTGCCGAATATCGCGTCGACGCTTTGACCCCGGTCCGCCTACCGTGCCTGTATGAAGCTTCTTTCACTGAATGTGGGGCGGGCCGAGGCCGTCGACGTCGCGGAGGAGTCGAAGAGCGTCTCGGGTATCGACAAGCGGCCGGTGGACGGGCCGGTGCGGGTGGCGGCGCCCGGCCCCAAGGGGGTCGGCGGCAGCGGGGTGGCCGGGGACGCGGTGTGCAACACGCGGCACCACGGCGGCGACGACCAGGCGGTCTACGCGTTCGCCCGCGAGGACCTGGACGGCTGGGAGCGCGAGCTGGGCCGCACCCTGCCCAGCGGAGTCTTCGGCGAGAACCTCACCACCGAGGGCCTCAACGTCTCCGGCGCCCTCATCGGCGAGCGCTGGCGGATCGGCTCCGAGGTGGTCCTGGAGATCACGTCCGGCCGTATCCCCTGCCTCAACTTCCAGCGGCATCTGGGCGAACGGGGCTGGGTGAAGCGCTTCACGCGCGAGGGCGCGCCCGGCGCGTACCTCCGGGTGATCCGGCCCGGCGAGATCCGTGCGGGCGACCCCATCGAGATCGTGCACCGCCCCGACCACGACATCACCGTGTCCCTCGCCTTCCGCGCCACGATGAACGAACACGGTTTGCTGCCACGGCTGTTGGCGGCGGGCGAGGCGCTGCATCCGGAGGTGCTGGAGACCGCGCGGAAGTACGTGTCGGCGCAGGGGTGACGGGCGGGTCCGCAGGAGGGTGCCCGTGAAGGTGCCACGCCGGTGCGGGTGTTCACCGAGGTGTCGGCGAAGCCGCTGGTGAACGTGCGGTGGAGCGGACGGGCCCGCACAGTCCCGGTCACTACGCTTGCGCCATGACAACGGCTCTGATTACGGGATCGACCGCGGGGATCGGTGCCGCCTTCGCGCGGCGGCTGGCGGCGGACGGGCACAACCTGGTGCTGGTGGCGCGGGACACCAAGCGGCTGCGGGACCAGGCGACCGAGTTGCACGACCGGCACGGCATCGAGGCGGAGGTGCTGACGGCGGACCTCGCGACGGACGACGGCATCGAGGCGGTGGCGCGGCGGCTGGCCGACCGCAAGAGCCCGGTCGACCTGCTGATCAACAACGCCGGCTTCGGCAACAAGGGCAGCTATCTCGACGTCTCCATGGCCGACGAGCTGAAGATGCTCAAGGTGCACTGCGAGGCGGTTCTCCGCCTCACCTCGGCGGCCACCGAGGCCATGCGCGAGCGCGGTCGCGGCGGCGTGGTGAACGTGGCGTCGGTCGCCGCGTTCCTGCCTCGCGGCACGTACGGGGCGTCGAAGGCCTGGGTCGTGCAGTTCACCCAGGGTGCCGCGCGCGACCTGGCCGGCACCGGCGTCCGCCTCATGGCCCTGTGCCCCGGCTTCGTCCGTACCGAGTTCCACGACCGGGCCGGCATGGGCACCGACGGCGTCCCGTCCTGGATGTGGCTCGACGCGGACAAGCTGGTCGCGGCGGCTCTGGCCGACCTGTCCCGCGGCAGGACCGTCTCCATCCCGGACCCGCGGTACAAGGCCCTGATGGGTGTCGTGAAGGTGGTGCCGCGAGGGCTGCTGGGCGGGATCAGCTCGAAGACGGGGCGGAAGTACGGGCCGCGGTAGCCGTGGGCGCGGCGGCGCCTGAGGGTGAGAGGGAGCGGGCGGCGGGGGACAATGGAACTGTTCCACCCGAGCCAGGGGGGCCGGAGGCGGTCTCATGACATTCGTGCAGCTCATCGACTGCAGGACGAGTCGGTTCGACGAGATGAACCGGCTGATGGACACATGGGTCGAGCAGACCAAGGGGAAGCGGACGGCGACGCACAGCGTGATCGGGAAGGACCGGTCCGACGGCTCGCACTTCGTGGAGATCGTGGAGTTCCCGTCGTACGAGGAGGCGATGCGGAATTCCGGGCTGCCGGAGACGGAGCGGATCTTCCAGGAGATGGTGGCGCTGTGCGACGCGATGCCCACGTTCACGGATCTGGATGTGGTGCGGGACGAGCAGCTGTACGCCGGGACGGCGCGACGGTTCCTGGCGACCATCGCCACCAAGGGCGAGCTGCCGCCGCTCGACGATCTGCTCACGGAGGGCTACCACGACCACGTTCCCTCCGAGGAGCCGGACGCCATCGGGATGGACGCGTTCAGGCGGACCGTCGAGGAGTGGCGGGGCGGGTTCGACTTCGAGTTCACCGTGGAGGACCAGATCGCCCAGGGTGACCGGGTGTGCACGCGGTGGACCTGGAACGCGACCCACAAGGGGGACTTTCTCGGGATCCCGGCCAGCGGACGGTCGGTCCGGATGACGGGGACGATCATTCACCGGTGCTCCTCCGACGGGAAGATCACCGAGGGGTGGTGGGAGTACGACCGGCTCGGGCTGATGGGGCAGTTGGGCGCCCTCGACGATCTGGAGAAGTAGGCGGCGCGCCCTGAAGCATCCGCCGGAGCGGGCAGCGACGCGGGAAGGCCCGGCTCCCCTCGAACGGGGGTGCCGGGCCTCACCTGTGGCCTACCGACGTGTGAACGTCAGTGGGAGTGGCCGTGACCGTGGCCCGCGTCGGCCGGCTCCTCTTCCTTCTTCTCGACGACCAGGGTCTCGGTCGTGAGGAGGAGGGAGGCGATGGAGGCGGCGTTCTCCAGGGCGGAGCGGGTGAC is from Streptomyces sp. NBC_01314 and encodes:
- a CDS encoding response regulator transcription factor, translated to MTSVLVCDDSPLAREALRRAVATVPGVERVTTAANGEEVLRRWGADRSDLILMDVRMPGLGGVETVRRLLSADPGARIIMLTVAEDLDGVALAVAAGARGYLHKDASRAELRATVTQALADPTWRLAPRRLRSAEMGAAPTLTAREIQVLEGMSHGRSNAEIGRELFLSEDTVKTHARRLFKKLGASDRAHAVALGFRWGLVR
- the guaB gene encoding IMP dehydrogenase, whose protein sequence is MTANVDGVPDKFATLGLTYDDVLLLPGSSDMAPDEIDTASYVSRNVRVNIPLLSAAMDKVTESRMAIAMARQGGVGVLHRNLSIEDQANQVDLVKRSESGMVADPITVHPDATLGEADALCAKFRISGVPVTDANKRLLGIVTNRDMAFESDRSRQVREVMTPMPLVTGKVGISGVEAMELLRKHKIEKLPLVDDSGILKGLITVKDFVKAEKYPNAAKDGEGRLLVGAAVGVAGDAFERAQALIEVGVDFIVVDTAHGHSRLVGDMVAKIKSNSSGVDVIGGNIATRDGAQALIDAGVDGIKVGVGPGSICTTRVVAGIGVPQVTAIYEASLAAKEAGIPVIGDGGLQYSGDIAKALVAGADTVMLGSLLAGCAESPGELMFINGKQFKSYRGMGSLGAMQSRGDRKSFSKDRYFQEGVASDEQLVPEGIEGQVPYRGPLSSVVHQLVGGLRQSMFYVGGRTVPDLQANGRFVRITSAGLKESHPHDIQMTVEAPNYSRK
- a CDS encoding SDR family NAD(P)-dependent oxidoreductase, which translates into the protein MTTALITGSTAGIGAAFARRLAADGHNLVLVARDTKRLRDQATELHDRHGIEAEVLTADLATDDGIEAVARRLADRKSPVDLLINNAGFGNKGSYLDVSMADELKMLKVHCEAVLRLTSAATEAMRERGRGGVVNVASVAAFLPRGTYGASKAWVVQFTQGAARDLAGTGVRLMALCPGFVRTEFHDRAGMGTDGVPSWMWLDADKLVAAALADLSRGRTVSIPDPRYKALMGVVKVVPRGLLGGISSKTGRKYGPR
- a CDS encoding sigma-70 family RNA polymerase sigma factor, with the translated sequence MRDDETTVIGALVHRAVDGDEQATHDLLAHVHPLALRYCRTRLSRLPGDARHFVEDLAQEVCVAVLLALPRYKDTGRPFEAFVFAIAGHKVADLQRAAMRHPGSTAVPSDEMPERPDDSLGPEERALLSSDAEWAKKLLANLPENQRELLLLRIAVGLTAEETGQMLGMSPGAVRVAQHRALSRLRALAEQ
- a CDS encoding WhiB family transcriptional regulator, with protein sequence MADFSRLPGPNADLWDWQLLAACRGVDSSLFFHPEGERGAARSARENSAKEVCMRCPVRAQCAAHALAVREPYGVWGGLTEDEREELMGRARHRLVTASASAPGDDTGANT
- a CDS encoding GuaB3 family IMP dehydrogenase-related protein — translated: MTEIEIGRGKRGRRAYAFDDIAVVPSRRTRDPKEVSIAWQIDAYRFELPFLAAPMDSVVSPATAIRIGELGGLGVLNLEGLWTRYEDPQPLLDEITGMADEAATRRLQEIYAAPIKEELIGQRIKEVRDSGVVTAAALSPQRTAQFSKAVVDAGVDIFVIRGTTVSAEHVSGSHEPLNLKQFIYELDVPVIVGGCATYTAALHLMRTGAAGVLVGFGGGAAHTTRNVLGIRVPMATAVADVAAARRDYMDESGGRYVHVIADGGVGWSGDIPKAIACGADAVMMGSPLARATDAPGRGNHWGMEAVNEELPRGKKVDLGTVGTIEEVLAGPSHTPDGSMNLFGALRRAMATTGYSELKEFQRVEVTVADSQHMR
- a CDS encoding LysR family transcriptional regulator, with translation MIEARHLRVLRAVAATGSFSAAARELGCTQPAVSQQMKALESSVGTPLLVRGGREMRLTQAGEALVRHAAGILAGLTAAEEEVAAIAGLRAGRVRLVSFPSGSSTLVPTALAALRAAHPGTRVSLEEAEPPRSVEMLREGDCDIALAFRYEGAAGAEEGEWDDLVVRPLLTDRLVGLVPQGHRLARTGSIGIGELAGEPWIAGCPRCRGQLVRVCESAGFTPRIDFATDDYPAVVGLVGAGLGVAVLPELAIESVRAKGVRTVMVEPAVRREIVALTLPDLARVPTVAATLDRLAGAAAR
- a CDS encoding ester cyclase, whose protein sequence is MTFVQLIDCRTSRFDEMNRLMDTWVEQTKGKRTATHSVIGKDRSDGSHFVEIVEFPSYEEAMRNSGLPETERIFQEMVALCDAMPTFTDLDVVRDEQLYAGTARRFLATIATKGELPPLDDLLTEGYHDHVPSEEPDAIGMDAFRRTVEEWRGGFDFEFTVEDQIAQGDRVCTRWTWNATHKGDFLGIPASGRSVRMTGTIIHRCSSDGKITEGWWEYDRLGLMGQLGALDDLEK
- a CDS encoding MOSC domain-containing protein; protein product: MKLLSLNVGRAEAVDVAEESKSVSGIDKRPVDGPVRVAAPGPKGVGGSGVAGDAVCNTRHHGGDDQAVYAFAREDLDGWERELGRTLPSGVFGENLTTEGLNVSGALIGERWRIGSEVVLEITSGRIPCLNFQRHLGERGWVKRFTREGAPGAYLRVIRPGEIRAGDPIEIVHRPDHDITVSLAFRATMNEHGLLPRLLAAGEALHPEVLETARKYVSAQG